Proteins co-encoded in one Kutzneria chonburiensis genomic window:
- a CDS encoding acyl carrier protein, with protein sequence MTTSTSVEQTVLDVLSQILDTTADELRAQPALASHDWDSFSSLEALAQLESALGVRFDLRTFNAAVTVHDVIALAA encoded by the coding sequence ATGACCACCTCGACCTCCGTCGAGCAGACCGTGCTCGACGTGCTCAGCCAGATTCTCGACACCACCGCCGACGAGCTGCGCGCACAACCGGCGCTGGCCAGCCACGACTGGGACAGCTTCAGCTCCCTGGAAGCGCTGGCCCAGCTGGAGTCTGCCCTCGGCGTCCGTTTCGACCTGCGGACGTTCAATGCAGCGGTCACCGTCCACGACGTGATCGCGCTAGCTGCTTGA
- a CDS encoding DHA2 family efflux MFS transporter permease subunit translates to MSVTKTTNPWTALAALCVGFFLIMMDTTIVNVAIPDMLADLNADLNGITWVNSVYLLAYAVPLLVAGRLGDQLGRKRVFVAGMAVFTAASLWCGLSTGVGMLVAARAVQGLGAAIMAPQTMAFIGILFPAERRGAALGAWGAVAGAATTAGPLLGGFLVSSLDWHSIFLVNVPIGIGGIVAALRLLPGQQEKRSHRFDFLGTVLCGLGLLALVFGLQNGAQYHWGTVVGPFTVPEFIGVGVLLLVAFVFWQHKNTAEPLMPLGLFRYRNFNAAVVATTTICFSLMGFYLPLTLLLQSVLLQTPWQAGLLMVPIAVGAGVMGPIAGTLSDKISGKWVVLTGFVLFAVGITMIALTASPGANLVVLVVALAICGIATGIAFAPIANVATGDLPPQLMGAASGVFNLTRQVGSVVGTALVSVLLQAELAGAPTTDVAARQGLAHAVGSSLLLPVAVLVVGSLACLAMTARKKVEVVVPTQIPAKASA, encoded by the coding sequence ATGTCAGTCACGAAGACCACCAATCCGTGGACCGCGCTGGCGGCCCTGTGCGTCGGCTTCTTCCTGATCATGATGGACACCACCATCGTGAACGTCGCGATCCCCGACATGCTGGCCGACCTGAACGCGGACCTGAACGGGATCACCTGGGTCAACAGCGTCTACCTGCTGGCCTACGCGGTGCCGCTGCTGGTCGCCGGCAGACTGGGCGACCAGCTGGGCCGCAAGCGGGTGTTCGTGGCCGGCATGGCGGTGTTCACCGCGGCCTCGCTGTGGTGCGGCCTCTCGACGGGCGTCGGCATGCTGGTGGCGGCGCGGGCCGTGCAGGGTCTCGGCGCCGCCATCATGGCCCCGCAGACCATGGCGTTCATCGGCATTCTGTTCCCGGCCGAGCGGCGCGGGGCGGCGCTGGGCGCCTGGGGCGCGGTGGCCGGCGCGGCCACGACCGCGGGCCCGCTGCTCGGCGGGTTCCTGGTCAGCAGCCTGGACTGGCACTCGATCTTCCTGGTCAACGTGCCGATCGGCATCGGCGGCATCGTCGCCGCGCTGCGGCTGCTGCCCGGTCAGCAGGAGAAGCGTTCCCACCGGTTCGACTTCCTCGGGACCGTCCTGTGTGGACTCGGCTTGCTGGCGCTGGTGTTCGGTCTCCAGAACGGGGCCCAGTACCACTGGGGAACGGTCGTCGGACCGTTCACCGTGCCCGAGTTCATCGGTGTCGGCGTGCTGCTGTTGGTGGCTTTCGTGTTCTGGCAGCACAAGAACACAGCCGAGCCGCTGATGCCGCTGGGGCTGTTCCGCTACCGCAACTTCAACGCCGCGGTGGTGGCCACCACCACGATCTGCTTCTCCCTCATGGGTTTCTACCTGCCGCTCACGCTGCTGTTGCAGTCCGTGCTGTTGCAGACACCATGGCAGGCCGGCTTGTTGATGGTGCCGATCGCGGTCGGGGCCGGTGTGATGGGGCCGATCGCCGGCACGCTGTCCGACAAGATCAGCGGCAAGTGGGTGGTGCTGACCGGGTTCGTGCTGTTCGCGGTGGGCATCACCATGATCGCGCTGACCGCTTCACCGGGTGCGAACCTGGTGGTGCTGGTGGTTGCCCTGGCCATCTGCGGTATCGCCACCGGTATCGCGTTCGCGCCGATCGCCAACGTGGCCACCGGTGACCTGCCGCCGCAGCTGATGGGCGCGGCTTCCGGCGTGTTCAACCTGACCCGTCAGGTCGGCAGCGTCGTCGGCACGGCACTGGTCAGCGTGCTCCTCCAGGCCGAACTGGCCGGTGCACCGACAACGGATGTGGCGGCACGGCAAGGACTTGCGCACGCGGTCGGCAGCTCGCTGCTGCTGCCGGTGGCGGTGCTGGTCGTCGGATCGCTGGCCTGCCTGGCGATGACCGCCCGCAAGAAGGTCGAAGTTGTTGTGCCGACCCAAATCCCGGCGAAGGCCTCCGCCTGA
- a CDS encoding acyl-CoA dehydrogenase family protein: MTRQLLPPTETVPSSEDLIARAEALREQLWADAPEADRTRRLTDAAVDAVTAAGLNRLMTPRRFGGYETDVRTVLDVSIQIGKGCGNSAWVNAVHNSGNFVVGMFPDQAREDVWGDNPDARTSMVLVAPSATVEPADGGLVVTGKWGFASGSLHAEWILVLAGQPDSQLLLIPLSDLTIDDTWHVAGMRGTGSNTVVADRVFVPQHRAVPYRPILDGQLPVVREDEPLYRTTLSGVLQVFLLGGMIGEASAALDFVLDKAPNRAIASSTYASQSDSVPFQVLVAEAAALIDTARLHATRAADTIDARRPLDVPTRARMRMDAAWTVQKCREAVDLLMTAHGTSAFAEFNPLQRIWRDLGVGSRHGGFGGQIPQEVYGKALLGLDPRQASYLL; the protein is encoded by the coding sequence ATGACACGTCAACTGTTGCCACCAACCGAGACCGTGCCCAGCAGCGAAGATCTGATCGCCCGCGCCGAGGCGCTGCGCGAGCAGCTGTGGGCGGACGCGCCGGAAGCCGACCGCACGCGGCGGCTCACCGACGCGGCCGTGGACGCCGTCACCGCCGCCGGGTTGAACCGGCTGATGACACCGCGACGGTTCGGCGGCTACGAGACCGACGTCCGGACGGTGCTCGACGTGAGCATCCAGATCGGCAAGGGCTGCGGCAACTCGGCCTGGGTCAACGCCGTGCACAACAGCGGCAACTTCGTGGTCGGTATGTTCCCGGACCAGGCAAGGGAAGACGTGTGGGGCGACAACCCCGACGCCCGCACGTCCATGGTGCTGGTCGCGCCGTCGGCCACCGTGGAGCCGGCCGACGGCGGGCTGGTCGTCACCGGCAAGTGGGGCTTCGCCTCGGGTTCGCTGCACGCCGAGTGGATCCTCGTGCTGGCCGGACAACCCGACTCGCAGCTACTGCTGATCCCGTTGTCGGACTTGACGATCGACGACACCTGGCACGTCGCCGGCATGCGCGGCACGGGTTCCAACACGGTGGTCGCGGACCGGGTTTTCGTGCCGCAGCACCGAGCTGTGCCCTACCGGCCGATCCTGGACGGGCAGCTCCCGGTGGTCCGCGAGGACGAGCCCCTGTACCGCACCACGCTGTCCGGTGTGCTCCAGGTGTTTCTGCTCGGCGGCATGATCGGCGAGGCGTCGGCGGCGCTGGACTTCGTGCTGGACAAGGCACCCAACCGGGCGATCGCGTCCTCCACGTACGCCAGTCAGTCCGATTCCGTGCCGTTCCAGGTGTTGGTCGCCGAGGCGGCGGCGCTGATCGACACCGCCCGGCTGCACGCCACCCGCGCCGCCGACACGATCGACGCCCGTAGGCCGCTGGATGTGCCCACCAGGGCCCGGATGCGGATGGACGCCGCGTGGACCGTGCAGAAGTGTCGCGAGGCCGTCGATCTGCTGATGACCGCGCACGGGACTTCGGCCTTCGCGGAATTCAATCCGCTGCAACGGATCTGGCGGGACCTGGGCGTCGGCAGCCGCCACGGCGGCTTCGGCGGCCAGATCCCGCAGGAGGTCTACGGCAAGGCACTGCTCGGGCTGGACCCGCGGCAGGCCAGCTACCTGCTCTGA
- a CDS encoding VOC family protein, with the protein MIVRIDHVGFATDDPAGLAGLMTDLGLGLTDEGTADEYGVACEFWCDPKGTALELVSPTRDDSAIAGRLAGAGPGLYHLALEVDDLESEMDRLRGAGLLQVDRQPCQGARPGMRVAFLYARRPAGLLVELVQYPATTRS; encoded by the coding sequence ATGATCGTGCGCATCGACCACGTCGGCTTCGCCACCGACGACCCCGCCGGCCTGGCCGGTCTGATGACCGACCTCGGCCTCGGCCTGACCGACGAGGGCACCGCCGACGAGTACGGCGTGGCCTGCGAGTTCTGGTGCGACCCCAAGGGAACCGCGCTGGAGCTGGTCAGCCCGACCCGGGACGACTCGGCCATCGCCGGCCGGCTGGCCGGTGCCGGCCCCGGCCTGTACCACCTCGCCCTCGAGGTCGACGACCTCGAGTCCGAAATGGACCGTCTGCGCGGCGCCGGCCTGCTCCAGGTCGACCGGCAGCCGTGCCAGGGCGCCCGCCCCGGCATGCGGGTGGCCTTCCTCTACGCCAGGCGACCGGCGGGACTGCTGGTCGAGCTCGTCCAATACCCCGCTACCACGAGGAGCTGA
- a CDS encoding class I SAM-dependent methyltransferase: MTTQYDFARADFNSVYLGGQLIEGAGITRVPWDIEAEQPAVVDFHKLGRFRGEILDVGCGLGDNAIYLARLGHKVTAIDAASAAIEQARVRAAGLDIEWAVTDATDLSEYTGRFDTVLDSALYHTLDAVNRKLYVAAIHRATAPGARLNLLSFAAVPGGMPEPLAVAEQTLRDDLAEAGWKITSLGQTRFAGATEAVIGFLNKVGAEPVFDSLGRVTLPVWTVQADRA, encoded by the coding sequence ATGACCACGCAGTACGACTTCGCCCGCGCCGACTTCAACTCCGTCTACCTGGGCGGCCAGCTCATCGAGGGCGCCGGCATCACCCGCGTGCCGTGGGACATCGAGGCCGAGCAGCCCGCGGTCGTCGACTTCCACAAGCTCGGCCGGTTCCGCGGCGAGATCCTCGACGTCGGCTGCGGTCTCGGCGACAACGCGATCTACCTGGCCCGCCTCGGCCACAAGGTGACCGCGATCGACGCCGCGTCGGCCGCCATCGAGCAGGCCCGGGTGCGGGCCGCCGGCCTGGACATCGAGTGGGCCGTCACCGACGCCACCGACCTGTCGGAGTACACCGGTAGGTTCGACACCGTGCTGGACAGCGCCCTCTACCACACCCTGGATGCCGTCAACCGCAAGCTGTACGTGGCGGCCATCCACCGGGCCACCGCGCCCGGGGCCCGGCTCAACCTGCTGTCCTTCGCCGCCGTGCCCGGCGGCATGCCCGAGCCGCTGGCTGTCGCCGAGCAGACTTTGCGCGACGACCTGGCCGAGGCCGGCTGGAAGATCACCTCGCTCGGGCAGACCCGGTTCGCCGGCGCCACCGAGGCCGTGATCGGCTTCCTGAACAAGGTCGGGGCCGAGCCGGTGTTCGACTCGCTCGGCCGGGTGACCTTGCCCGTGTGGACCGTGCAGGCCGACCGCGCCTGA
- a CDS encoding FAD-binding oxidoreductase — protein sequence MRELADHVRGPVFQRGQDGYDDERAGFQTAFHHSPEVIIGALDAEDVQAAVRYAAANGKSVAVQSTGHGVSVLADDGVLITTKRLDSVRIDPKSRTAVIGAGAKWAQVVEKSEPHGLVPVSGSAGHVGVVGYTLAGGLGLLGREFGYMADWVRSVDVVTADGSLRHVTAATDPDLFWALRGGRDNFGVVTSIEVELQPVNGIYGGGLYFDFADAPRVLEFFRSWTADLPDTMTSSLGTMGYPPLPVFPEPLRGKHIVHIRFATTDKEAGPALVAPWLDVAPVLFNHLGEIAYKDGGSVYREPNFAHSYDGNSVLLSELPTEALDAIRELAGPSAEVPVIVDLRHLGGALSRQPEVPNAVSFRQAKYILRLLSPLDGLDLDVVRATHDKVYRVVEPWTLGRSLNFTYGERGATEFIESMYDKATFERLRELKAVYDPGNLFRRNHNIAPA from the coding sequence ATGAGGGAACTCGCCGACCACGTGCGGGGCCCGGTGTTCCAGCGCGGGCAGGACGGGTACGACGACGAGCGCGCCGGCTTCCAGACCGCGTTCCACCACTCGCCCGAGGTGATCATCGGCGCGCTGGACGCCGAGGATGTGCAGGCGGCCGTGCGCTACGCGGCGGCCAACGGCAAGTCGGTCGCGGTGCAGTCCACCGGGCACGGCGTGTCCGTGCTGGCCGACGACGGCGTGCTGATCACCACCAAGCGGCTGGACAGCGTGCGGATCGATCCGAAGTCGCGGACCGCGGTCATCGGCGCCGGCGCCAAGTGGGCGCAGGTGGTCGAGAAGTCCGAGCCGCACGGCTTGGTGCCGGTGAGCGGCTCCGCCGGTCACGTCGGGGTCGTCGGCTACACGCTGGCCGGCGGTCTCGGGCTGCTCGGCCGGGAATTCGGTTACATGGCCGACTGGGTTCGCTCGGTCGACGTCGTGACGGCCGACGGCTCGCTGCGCCACGTGACCGCCGCGACCGACCCGGACCTGTTCTGGGCGTTGCGCGGCGGCCGGGACAACTTCGGTGTGGTGACATCGATCGAGGTCGAGCTCCAGCCGGTCAACGGCATCTACGGCGGCGGGTTGTACTTCGACTTCGCCGACGCGCCAAGGGTGTTGGAGTTCTTCCGGTCGTGGACCGCCGATCTGCCCGACACGATGACGTCCTCGCTGGGCACGATGGGCTACCCGCCGCTGCCGGTCTTCCCGGAGCCGTTGCGGGGCAAGCACATCGTGCACATCCGCTTCGCCACCACCGACAAGGAAGCCGGCCCGGCGCTGGTCGCCCCGTGGCTGGACGTCGCGCCGGTGCTGTTCAACCACCTGGGCGAGATCGCCTACAAGGACGGAGGTTCCGTCTACCGGGAGCCCAACTTCGCCCACTCCTACGACGGCAACAGCGTGCTGCTGTCGGAGCTCCCGACCGAGGCCCTGGACGCCATCCGGGAACTCGCGGGTCCGTCGGCCGAGGTCCCGGTGATCGTCGACCTCCGCCATCTCGGCGGCGCGCTGTCCCGTCAGCCCGAGGTACCCAACGCGGTGTCCTTCCGGCAGGCCAAGTACATCCTCCGGCTACTGTCTCCTTTGGACGGTCTGGACCTGGATGTCGTACGGGCCACGCACGACAAGGTCTACCGCGTCGTCGAGCCGTGGACGCTGGGCCGCTCGCTCAACTTCACCTACGGCGAGCGGGGTGCGACGGAGTTCATCGAGTCCATGTACGACAAGGCCACCTTCGAGCGGCTCCGTGAGCTCAAGGCGGTCTACGACCCGGGCAACCTGTTCCGCCGCAACCACAACATCGCGCCGGCCTAA
- a CDS encoding NAD(P)H-binding protein, whose translation MAILVTGAAGNIGRHIVSNALEAGTSVRALVRRPAEAQLPADVDVVPGDMTDLDAVRRALDGVEALYLFPVLDVVPAIAQLAREAGLRTVVFLSGAWTAGLSLRDRESWTYAQYVEAEAAVEAAGLEWTMLRPGPFMTNMLWWSRSIKSERVVHAPYAAATCPAIHEADIADVATAALLEPGHAGARYMLTGPAQVSQIEQSQALSAALGEEITFDELTADQWRDSVGRFLRPGIAADLLRDWSETAADPASALPVHDTVQRVTDKPARTIGQWAQEHLDAFQ comes from the coding sequence GTGGCGATTCTGGTGACTGGGGCGGCCGGCAACATCGGCCGGCACATCGTGAGCAACGCGCTTGAGGCCGGGACGTCGGTCCGGGCCCTGGTCCGCCGGCCGGCGGAGGCACAGCTGCCGGCGGACGTCGACGTCGTGCCCGGCGACATGACCGATCTCGACGCCGTCCGGCGGGCGCTGGACGGTGTCGAGGCCCTGTACCTGTTCCCGGTGCTGGACGTCGTGCCGGCCATCGCACAGCTGGCTCGGGAGGCCGGCCTGCGTACGGTGGTGTTTCTCTCCGGTGCTTGGACGGCCGGGCTTTCCTTGCGTGACCGCGAATCCTGGACGTACGCCCAGTACGTCGAGGCCGAGGCCGCCGTCGAGGCGGCCGGGCTCGAGTGGACCATGCTGCGTCCCGGGCCGTTCATGACCAACATGCTGTGGTGGTCCCGGTCGATCAAATCCGAACGGGTTGTCCATGCGCCTTACGCCGCCGCCACCTGCCCGGCGATTCACGAGGCCGACATCGCCGATGTGGCCACCGCCGCCTTGCTGGAGCCCGGCCATGCTGGCGCGCGGTACATGCTCACCGGACCTGCTCAGGTGTCGCAGATCGAGCAGTCGCAGGCCTTGAGCGCCGCGTTGGGCGAGGAGATCACCTTCGATGAGCTGACCGCCGACCAATGGCGGGACTCCGTGGGCAGGTTCCTCCGTCCCGGCATCGCCGCCGACCTGCTGCGCGACTGGTCCGAGACCGCGGCCGATCCGGCTTCCGCTTTGCCGGTGCACGACACCGTGCAGCGCGTGACGGACAAGCCGGCCCGGACCATCGGCCAATGGGCGCAAGAGCACCTGGATGCCTTCCAGTAG
- a CDS encoding alpha/beta hydrolase fold domain-containing protein — protein sequence MSIVTTGQDVAEETIAFNQRLAETLAPVPGVYQVEDIAQLRAGFGVFPPPKVLDEGADRVVPGRDGDVSVRVFKPADIRGVYLHMHPGGRVLGSARNQDVRLWAMAVDTSLAVVSVDYRLAPENPHPAAVHDCLDAAKWLISASEAEFGTSRLLLGGESAGAELAVQVLLGLRESGQHRAFSAAHLSYGVYDMALTPSARAFGEQNLVTGTLSEQWFRAQSYPGLSEAELHSPDISPLYADLHDLPAARFVVGTRDPLLDDSLFMAARWRAAGNPCELEVVAEAVHGFTAFPLTVATRELAAQHAYLAAH from the coding sequence ATGTCGATCGTGACCACCGGCCAGGACGTGGCCGAGGAGACCATCGCGTTCAACCAGCGGCTGGCCGAGACGCTGGCACCGGTGCCCGGGGTGTATCAGGTCGAGGACATCGCCCAGCTCCGGGCCGGTTTCGGCGTCTTCCCGCCGCCGAAGGTGCTCGACGAAGGCGCGGATCGCGTGGTCCCCGGTCGCGACGGCGATGTCTCCGTGCGGGTCTTCAAGCCGGCCGACATTCGCGGCGTCTACCTGCATATGCACCCTGGCGGGCGGGTCCTCGGCTCCGCCCGCAACCAGGACGTCCGCCTGTGGGCCATGGCTGTCGACACCTCGCTGGCCGTGGTGTCCGTCGACTACCGGCTGGCCCCGGAAAACCCCCACCCGGCCGCCGTCCACGACTGCCTGGACGCGGCGAAGTGGCTGATTTCCGCGTCGGAGGCCGAATTCGGCACGTCCCGGTTGCTGCTCGGCGGGGAGTCGGCCGGTGCCGAGCTGGCGGTGCAGGTGCTGCTCGGGTTGCGGGAGTCCGGGCAGCACCGGGCCTTCAGCGCCGCCCATCTCTCGTATGGTGTATACGATATGGCGTTGACACCCAGCGCCCGGGCGTTCGGCGAGCAGAACCTGGTCACCGGAACCTTGTCGGAACAGTGGTTCCGGGCCCAGTCCTATCCCGGGCTGTCCGAGGCCGAGCTGCACTCCCCCGACATCTCCCCGCTCTACGCCGACCTGCACGACCTGCCGGCCGCCCGGTTCGTCGTCGGCACGCGGGATCCGCTGCTCGACGACTCCCTGTTCATGGCCGCACGGTGGCGGGCCGCCGGGAATCCCTGTGAGCTGGAGGTTGTCGCCGAGGCCGTGCACGGTTTCACGGCTTTCCCGCTGACCGTCGCCACCCGGGAGCTGGCCGCGCAGCACGCCTACCTCGCCGCCCACTGA
- a CDS encoding aldo/keto reductase, translated as MRYTALGRHTGLRVSEYALGTANFGHAWGGGASREQAKQVFDRFAEAGGTLIDTADCYNFGEAEEYLGQFLAADRDHFVLASKYTCSPSAKPSVFDTGNSRRAMRLSVEGSLRRLGTDHLDLYWAHFADPLTPMQEVLAAFDDLVRAGKVLHVGLSNFPAWRVSRGVTIAELRGWAPVVAVQFEYSLVERTAERDLLPMADALGLGAALWSPLGGGLLTGKYRVGEQGRLTDWQRAVHTESTSQKTTVVDAVLATAAELDVSAAQVAMAWLRHRASSASTPFVPVIGPRTVAQLDDYLAALKVTLTPDQASRLDEVSAPSLGVPHEIGAGVLWSVLGSPEQVIRPYPPVA; from the coding sequence ATGCGCTACACCGCTCTTGGCCGGCACACCGGCCTGCGTGTCTCCGAATACGCGTTGGGGACCGCCAACTTCGGCCACGCCTGGGGCGGCGGCGCCTCCCGTGAGCAGGCCAAGCAGGTGTTCGACCGGTTCGCCGAGGCCGGCGGGACGCTGATCGACACCGCCGACTGCTACAACTTCGGCGAGGCCGAGGAGTACCTCGGCCAATTCCTGGCCGCCGACCGCGACCATTTCGTGCTGGCGTCCAAGTACACGTGCAGCCCGTCGGCCAAACCCAGCGTGTTCGACACCGGCAACAGCCGCCGTGCCATGCGGCTGTCGGTGGAAGGCAGCCTGCGCCGGCTCGGCACCGATCATCTGGACCTGTACTGGGCCCATTTCGCCGATCCGCTGACCCCGATGCAGGAGGTGCTGGCGGCGTTCGACGACCTGGTGCGGGCGGGCAAGGTGCTGCACGTGGGGCTGTCCAACTTCCCGGCCTGGCGGGTGTCACGTGGCGTGACCATCGCCGAGCTGCGGGGCTGGGCGCCGGTGGTGGCCGTGCAGTTCGAGTACAGCCTGGTCGAGCGCACCGCCGAACGTGACCTGCTGCCGATGGCCGACGCCCTGGGCCTGGGGGCGGCGTTGTGGTCGCCGTTGGGCGGCGGGCTGCTGACCGGCAAGTACCGCGTCGGCGAGCAGGGGCGGCTGACCGACTGGCAGCGGGCCGTGCACACCGAGAGCACTTCGCAGAAGACCACGGTGGTGGACGCCGTGCTCGCTACAGCCGCTGAGCTGGACGTTTCCGCTGCTCAGGTGGCCATGGCCTGGCTGCGGCATCGAGCTAGCAGTGCTAGCACTCCGTTCGTGCCGGTCATCGGGCCGCGCACCGTCGCTCAACTGGATGACTATCTCGCCGCACTGAAGGTCACGCTGACCCCGGACCAAGCCTCGCGGCTGGACGAGGTGAGCGCGCCTTCGCTTGGCGTGCCGCACGAGATCGGGGCCGGGGTGCTGTGGAGCGTGCTGGGCTCACCCGAGCAGGTGATCCGCCCGTACCCACCGGTGGCGTGA
- a CDS encoding phosphopantetheine-binding protein: MAQFEAPATDVERSVARIWGEVLNLPEVGVADNFFDLGGHSVLLHMVHDKLGAGFAEVPPVVELFQYPTVRQLAQRLDRGAAAPARIGRRARGGLNRLRQNRIGE, translated from the coding sequence ATGGCGCAGTTCGAGGCCCCGGCCACCGACGTCGAGCGGTCGGTCGCCCGGATCTGGGGCGAGGTGCTCAACCTGCCCGAGGTCGGCGTGGCCGACAACTTCTTCGACCTGGGCGGGCATTCCGTGCTGCTGCACATGGTGCACGACAAGCTCGGCGCCGGCTTCGCCGAGGTGCCGCCGGTGGTGGAGCTGTTCCAGTACCCGACGGTCCGCCAGCTCGCGCAGCGGCTCGACCGCGGCGCGGCCGCACCCGCGCGTATCGGCCGCCGCGCCCGGGGCGGGCTGAACCGGTTGCGGCAGAACAGGATCGGGGAGTGA
- a CDS encoding type I polyketide synthase has protein sequence MDDNAIAVIGMSCRFPGAGDPEQFWANLVEGVDSVTRYPNRSAATREYTPARGVLTNPEWFDAGYFGYSPRDARIISPQHRVFLECAVEALESAGYDPDRHPGTIGVYAGGTETYYGHLLRSQRDQIPGMTDWEILIGTATDFLVSRIAYKLGLRGPAVTVQAACATSLVAVHTATHALLSGDCDIALAGGVAIHVPQKDSPYVQGGIISADGKCRTFDAAADGTVGSDGAGLIVLKRLEDALADGDHIHAVIRGTAINNDGADRIGYTAPSATGQASVIRDAHEIAGVDPDTITLIEAHGTATPLGDPIEITALIEAFRDSTDRVGYCAIGSVKTNIGHTDAAAGIAGLIKAVLAVEHGIIPASLHFTSPNPRIPFEGSPFRVASRTEKWETDGIPRRAGVSSFGIGGTNAHVIVEEPPASTHSHSADDQLIVLSARTPEALDALAAEIQNGPSNADIAWTLQVGRREFPYRLYAIVRPDGDIVEALANAVRNTEPAGRIPLEQDVRGLDLARIGELWLRGADIPWDRLHEGRRQRVPLPTYPFERQRYLVEAPTVEELVPQQRESVDSQRPTVELTAQIFAKMLDLPEVGPDDDFFDLGGDSLVGTYLLGEIHDALGVDLELESLYDAPTPQALAELVDQGGVDDVPLAGQPAQGAGADLESVLLRPCRRRAG, from the coding sequence ATGGACGACAACGCCATTGCCGTGATCGGCATGTCCTGCCGGTTCCCCGGCGCGGGGGATCCCGAGCAGTTCTGGGCCAACCTGGTCGAGGGCGTCGACTCGGTGACCCGCTACCCGAATCGGTCGGCCGCCACCCGCGAGTACACGCCGGCCCGCGGCGTGCTGACCAATCCCGAATGGTTCGACGCCGGCTACTTCGGTTACTCGCCACGGGATGCGCGCATCATCAGCCCGCAGCACCGGGTGTTCCTGGAGTGCGCGGTCGAGGCGCTGGAGAGCGCCGGCTACGACCCGGACCGGCATCCCGGCACGATCGGCGTGTACGCCGGCGGCACCGAGACGTACTACGGGCACCTGCTGCGGAGCCAACGCGACCAGATCCCGGGCATGACCGACTGGGAGATCCTCATCGGCACCGCCACCGACTTCCTGGTGTCGCGGATCGCCTACAAGCTGGGGCTGCGCGGCCCGGCCGTGACCGTGCAGGCCGCGTGCGCCACCTCGTTGGTCGCCGTGCACACGGCCACGCATGCCTTGCTGTCCGGTGACTGTGACATCGCGTTGGCCGGCGGTGTGGCGATTCACGTGCCACAGAAGGACAGTCCGTACGTGCAGGGCGGCATCATCTCCGCCGACGGCAAGTGCCGGACGTTCGACGCGGCCGCCGACGGCACCGTCGGCAGCGACGGGGCCGGGCTGATCGTGTTGAAGCGCCTGGAAGACGCTTTGGCAGACGGTGATCACATCCACGCGGTCATCCGCGGCACGGCGATCAACAACGACGGCGCGGACCGGATCGGGTACACCGCACCGAGTGCGACCGGCCAGGCGTCGGTGATCCGGGACGCACACGAGATCGCCGGCGTCGACCCGGACACGATCACGCTGATCGAGGCGCACGGGACGGCCACGCCGCTGGGCGATCCGATCGAGATCACCGCGCTGATCGAGGCGTTCCGGGACAGCACCGACCGGGTCGGGTACTGCGCCATCGGGTCCGTGAAGACCAACATCGGGCACACCGACGCGGCCGCCGGCATCGCCGGGCTGATCAAGGCGGTGCTGGCGGTCGAGCACGGGATCATCCCGGCCTCGCTGCACTTCACCTCGCCCAACCCGCGGATTCCCTTCGAGGGCAGCCCGTTCCGGGTTGCTTCACGCACGGAGAAGTGGGAGACGGACGGGATTCCGCGCCGTGCCGGCGTGAGCTCGTTCGGCATCGGCGGGACCAATGCTCACGTGATCGTGGAGGAGCCGCCGGCGTCGACGCATTCGCACTCTGCGGATGATCAACTCATCGTGTTGTCGGCCCGCACGCCCGAGGCCCTCGACGCGCTGGCCGCCGAGATCCAGAACGGCCCGTCGAACGCCGACATCGCATGGACGCTTCAGGTCGGGCGGCGGGAGTTTCCGTACCGGCTGTACGCGATCGTGCGGCCCGACGGCGACATCGTCGAGGCGCTGGCCAACGCGGTCCGCAACACCGAGCCGGCTGGTCGAATCCCGTTGGAGCAGGACGTTCGCGGCCTCGACCTGGCCCGGATCGGTGAGTTGTGGCTGCGTGGCGCGGACATCCCGTGGGACCGGCTGCACGAGGGCAGGCGGCAGAGGGTTCCGTTGCCGACCTATCCGTTCGAACGGCAGCGGTACCTCGTCGAAGCACCAACGGTCGAGGAGCTCGTTCCCCAGCAACGGGAATCAGTCGACTCGCAGCGCCCGACCGTCGAGCTGACGGCCCAGATCTTCGCCAAGATGCTGGACCTGCCCGAAGTCGGCCCGGACGACGACTTCTTCGACCTAGGTGGAGACTCGCTCGTCGGCACCTACCTGCTCGGTGAGATCCACGACGCGCTCGGCGTGGACCTGGAGCTGGAGTCGCTGTACGACGCGCCGACCCCGCAGGCGCTGGCCGAGCTGGTCGACCAGGGAGGAGTTGACGATGTCCCGTTGGCTGGCCAGCCGGCGCAAGGTGCCGGCGCCGACCTTGAATCTGTACTGCTTCGCCCATGCCGGCGGCGCGCCGGGTGA